The Methanopyrus kandleri AV19 DNA segment TCGGGTCGAACTCATCCCATAGGAATCCGCGGAGAGCGTCCGCCTCCACATGGGCCACTCGCCAGCCTTCCTGCCGGAGTTCCCGAGCCAGCTCCCGCGCGAAACACGTTTTACCTGACCCGGGCGGGCCGGTGAGTATCAGCAGTCGCAACCTTTGTAACCCCCAGGGGGTCTGGTGATGGGCATCTCGGAGAAACTCGGGCTATCGAAGGGTCAGCGGTACGTCTTCTTCGGCGGTAAAGGAGGAGTCGGAAAAACAACCTGTGCCGCGGCCACTGCCGTGTGGCTATCCGAGGAGGAAGGGAAGGAAGTACTAGTGGTCTCAACGGATCCGGCGCACTCGCTCTCGGACATTTTCGATCAGAACATCGGCTCGGAGCCTACCCCGATCGAAGGTGTAGAGGGACTCAAGGCGATCGAAATCGATCCGGAGAAAGCTGCGGAAGAGTACGTCGAGGTGATGAAGCGAGTGTACGAGATGTCGAAGGATAAGGGAATGGAAGACCTGTTCGGAGGCGAAGACCTGCTCAAAGAGCAAGAGGAACTGCTGAAATCATCGCCGGGTATCGACGAGGCGGCGGCGTTCCAGAAGTTCATGGAACTGATGAAGGATGACTCGTACGACGTGATCGTGTTCGATACCGCCCCCACGGGCCACACCCTGAGGTTCCTCTCAGTACCCGAGACGCTGGAACGCCAGGTGAAGACGATGATCAAAGTCAGACGGACCCTGCGTCAAGTCAGCAAGATGCTGAAGACGCTGATACCGTTCGCCGACTCGGATGAGGACGAAGAAGACGAGATCCTGGAGAATCTGGAGAAGATGAAGAAGGAGATCGAGGAAATACGAGAGACCTTAAGCGACGCATCGCTGACGGCCTTCCGGCTGGTGATGACTCCGGAAGAGATGGCAATTTACGAGGCACGCCGCGCCCTACGTACGCTGAACCACTACGAGATTCCCGTCGATATGGTCATCGTGAACAAGGTAATGCCGAAACGAGCGGACGAGTGCGAGTTCTGTCGCACTCGTCGTAAGATGGAAGAGAAGCGTCTCAAGCTAGTGGAGAAGTACTTCGGAGACAAGGAGATACACCAGATTCCGATGTTTGCGGAGGAAGTGCGCGGTCTGGGGAAGATCCGTCAAGTCGCCGAGATACTGTACGGTGAACCGGCCTGAGGGTCAGCGTCTTGGTCAGGAAGCCGAAAAAGTTCCCGAAGCGCCGATACGAGCTCCACGCCCACACTTACCTGACCGACGGTGAGCTGCTACCGGCTGAGTTCCTACGGCGTGCGGAAGAGCTGAAGCACGAAGCGTTAGTGTTCACGGAGCACGTCGACCCGTCCAACCTTGAAGACGCCGTGTCCAGACTCGCCGAGGCTTGCGACGCGCTTCGAGGTTACTACCGGACGGAACCCGTACCCGGAGCCGAGTTGACCCACGTGCCGCCGGACTTGATTCCGGAGCTCGCGGAGGAGGCCCGAGATAACGGTGCCAGAGTGGTCCTCGTACACGGGGAGACACCCGCGGAGCCCGTCAAGCCAGGGACCAACGAGGTCGCCGCCAGCTGTGACGCCGTCGATGTGTTGGCTCACCCGGGGCTCATCGATCTAGAAACCGCCAGAATGGCGTCAGAGAACGGCGTCGCACTCGAGATCACAACTAAGCGCGGACACTGCCTCGCTAACGGATGGGTGGTCCGAGTTGCTTTAGAAACGGATGTCGAGTTGGTACTGAACACGGACGCACATCTCCCGGGAGACCTCCTGAAACCCGAGGAAGCCGCCACGGCGGCCATGGGGGCGGGACTTCCAGAAAAAATGTTGAAATGGGTGCTCGAGGAAGTGCCGAGGAAGATCCTGAAAAAGCGCTAGCCCTTGACCACACCGATCGGCCTGAGTCTCACGACGGGGTCCGAGATTCCAGCCTCAGCGACTGCCCGCACCACCTCATCGACGTCCTTATACGCCGGAGGAGCCTCCTCCGCGACCACCGGCATACTCGCGGCCTTCACCAGGATCCCCTGGCGCTCGAGCTCCCTGGCCACATCCTCGCCCCAGAACTTCCGCTTCGCCGCGGCCCTGCTCATGGTACGTCCCGCTCCGTGGCAGGTGCTGCCCCAGGTCTCTTCCATCGCCTTCTCCGTGCCGATCAGGATGTACGAGCCCGTCCCCATGTCTCCCGGGATGAGTACCGGCTGCGGCAGTCCCTCGAACGGTACGGGTTCTCCGTGCTTCTTCAGGGCCTCCTCCGAGAAGGCTCGGGTGGCGCCCTTCCTGTGTACCACCAGCCACCGCTCCTCGCCGTCGACCGGGTGCTTCTCTATCTTGGCCATGTTGTGGGCGATATCGTAAATCACCTCGATACCCATGTCATCGGCGTCGCCGTACTCGTCTCCGAATACCTCTACGAACGACTCTCTGGTCCAGTGCGAGATCATCTGACGGTTTGCGAACGCGTAGTTGGCCGCGGCGTTCATCGCGTTGAAGTACCTCTTGGCCTCGTCGGTACCCATCGCGGCGCACGCTAGCTGGCGGTCCGGGATCCTCACGCCGAACCTCCGCTCTACGTCACGCATGGACCGCTCCATGATCCTGAGGTGGTCGGAGCAGACCTGATGACCGAATCCTCGGGAACCCGTGTGAACCATGATGGTGACCTGTCCCTCCTCACGGATTCCCATCTTCTCGGCCGCTTCCTTGTCGTAAATCTCGTCGACGACCTGCACCTCGAGGAAGTGGTTACCCGAACCCAACGTACCCAGCTGCGGTCGACCACGCTCGATAGCACGCTTGCTGGCGACGTCGTCCCTAGGTCCGTACTCCTCCCAACCGATGGTCTCGTAAGCGTGCGTCATGTTACCGCGGGATTCGATGTGGTCGAGATCCTCATCGAACCCGAATCCCTCTTCCACGGCCCACTCGGCACCGTACAGCATGACCTGTCGGAGCTCCTGCGTCGACAGACGGACGCGACGATGCCGCGATCCCAAGCCGGCAGGTACGTTGCGGAAGATGGTCTCTAAGAGCTCCCTCAGCTTAGGCCGCACATCGTCTTCGGTTAAGTCAGTTTTCATCACTCTTACACCGCAGTTGTGCACCACGACACCATCGGCGATGAAGTTGTGAGCCCCGTGGCAGACGCCGATGTCGTAGAACCTGTCGTACTCCGGCTCGACCCCCTTTACCTCCACCACCTCCTCGATTACGAACCCGCCAGCGAGTACCCTTTCCTCCTTGAACCTCTCGAACGTCGGGAAGTCCTCGGGCACCCTGACGCTCGAGATTCCTCCGTCGTAGACCACCCTCTCGACGAAGCGCCTGTTGACGACATCTGCGACGGCTTCGTGCGCCTTCGTGATACTCCCCGTTTCTTCGTACACCTCTGCGGCGGTCTCCGCGGCCTCCTTTCGGTCTTTCTTGACCCGCTCCTTGAGTTTCAGGTACGCGTAGGCGGCGAGCCCCTCGACCTTCTTCTCCGGATCGTACTCGTACCCGACCTTCCCGAGGAACCGCTTGATGTTCTCCTCACCGACGATGGCCAGTTTGTAGACGACATTCTTCTTCGACTTCACCTCGTACAACGTCGTCTCGATTCCGAACTCCCTCAGGAGCTTCGCGACGTCGTTCATGAACTCACGTAGGTTCTCTTCGAGCTCTTCCACCTTCGCTTGGGTCAGATTGATCGGTAGGGGCGTGTAGCGCTTGAACTTGACCACGCTGCCGTCCGCCGCGAAGAGACCCGCCAGGAAGTTCCTCTTGACCCACAGGGGAGCCTCCTTGATCCAATCGGGCACCTTGTACGGTGTCTCGACCTTCCGACCCCTCGGCATGCCCAGCTTCTCCATCAGAAGGGCGAAGGACCTCGATGCTACCCTCAGCTCGACCGAGGTCGCTTCGCCCTCGTAGCGTCCGCTAGCGGTTTCGATCTCGTACCTCCGCTTCCGGACGTGGAGGTTGGCCTTCACACCGAGGCTCTCCAGGTCTCTCTTCAGCTCCCGAAGCGTTCTCTCGTCACCGTAGAAAGACAGCGTGAGCCTTCCGGCCTGCTCGCCCAGATGACCGTCGCCCATGGCGAAGCCCAAGATCCTAGCGAGCGTACCCACCTTGGGATCGCTCCAACGCAGCGGAATCAGGTCACGTTCCTCGAGGTACCTCAGAACTTGCGGGTCTACATCCTCGAAGTCGCTTTCGTCGAGTATCGTCCCCTCCTTCTCCTCGTATTCCACGCCTTCGAACGGGTATACGACGACCAGGTCTCCTTCCTCGATCTCACCCAGCTCGACGTACCCCTCAGGCGTCAGGACCGGGTGGTCCTCGCTACCCTCGATGGTCAGGCCGCTCTCCGTGACGAGCACTACTGCCCTCTCGTCCTCTTCGATTCCACGTTCCATCACGAACTTAATCTCCGAGTCGTCCTCACGCCCCTCATCTACGTCGTACACCTTCAGCTTCTGGTCTGTCAACATCTTCGGGAGGTCCTCAACTTTCACCCAACAACCGTGCTCGGTGAGGATCTTCGTACCCGGTGCTAAGCAGTTAATATCGTAACCCACACCTCCAGGGCTTACAACTCCCTCTTCGACGTCGAATGCTGCAACTCCACCTATCGGGAACCCGTATCCGTAGTGGGCATCTGGAAGCGCTATTGAGTATCCGTAAATGCCAGGTAAGCAAGCCACGTTTGCAACCTGGTCGAATACACCCTTCTCCATTCCGTCGATGAGCTTCTCCGTTGCGTAGATGCGACCCGGAACCTTCATACATCCCTTATAGTCCTCAGGTAGTTCCCACACGACGTTGTTGCGGATGTGCTTCAGCATCGACTTCGGGGCCACGGTGTTTCCCCCTTTATGGCGTTACGATTCGACTTGCCGACTCCGCTTCCGCCCCCTCCCTTAAGTATCGAACGGCCGTTTTCAACGCTTCGACTAAGTGCTCAACTTCTACCCCCGGCACACCGTGCGCGAGTAGGAGCACACGCTCGGTTTCGTCGGTCACCGCCGTCCTACGGGCATCACGGTAAGGAGACACGGATACGGGCCCATCCTCGTCTGCGACCACGACGAAACGGTCGTCTAGTTCCATCCGCTCTCCGGCTATGTCCACCATAACCTCCCCACTCTCCGCGGGTCGAATGATCAGATCTCCCGTGAGCTTATCGGCGTCGAAGCAGCTGATCGGCACACGGTACTCGGCGGAGGCGAGATTGTAGGAGTCAACCACCGCGTTGATCCTCGGGAAGTTACCCCTCAGAGCGCGTCGCAGCAGGGCCTCTCCGGCCGGTCTCACCTTGGTGGGGTCTACGTCGATCGACCACAAGTAGTCCCGGTACGCGCGGACTATCGGATCGTCTTTCAAGTCGTCCAAATCGAACCGTTCGCGTAACCTCGCCGTAACTCGATCAACGAGCTCCGAGGCGTCGGCTCCGGGATCGACACCCTCAACTCTAACGTACGCGTAGCGTAGTCCCCTATCGTTAACCTCCGGGTCCACTTCGACCCGCATCTCCCGCACCCCGTTTCTCCATCGTTATCAGGACGCGCTTACCGGCCGATTGAAATCTGACGAGCTTCCAGTCCATATCCCTCATGATGCCGACCACGGTGCCCGGAGATACCCAGGCGTTGTTACCGGTGAAAACGTGGATGAGTCTCGTAGCCACGCGGGCCGCTCGGCTCGTAGGGTCGGGCAGTACCACGGCCATCCTACATCCGCGAGCTGCTACCCTGTCTACCTCTTTCAGGGCCCTGATCACGTCGAGGTGCTGGAGTATCTCGGAAAGGACGATACCGTCGAAGCACGCGTCCGGGAAAGGTAAATTATGAGCGTCAGCCCGGACGAACTTAACGTTGGGTAGCCGGTTTCGGGACTGCGAAGCTTCCACCATCTTCCTGTTGATGTCCACACCCACGACTCGGTCACATACGGCGGCGAGCTTGCGCGTCAGGTAACCGGTCGCGCAACCGACGTCAAGGACTCGACAACATCCTTTAAGATCTCGCAGAATCTCTTTGACGAGGTGTTTCGGCAGCGAAAGGGGGGAACGCTCGTATACTCGGGAAAGTAGCCCGTAGAATACCCTCTGCCGTGTCCCTTCCACAGCAGTACGTATCTCTCACACCCCCCTCGTGCGGCGCGGGGTGAACGGTTGTGATCAAAAGAATACTCCCGTGCACTGTGCTGGCCATGATAGTCTGTACCGCGGTAGGACTCCAACCCGCTCATTCGGAAAAGGCTCCCGTACCGAAACCACCGAAGCTGGAGGAGAAGAAAGAGGAAGAAAAGAAAGAAGAAAAGGAGAGAAAAGAGTCGACCTTGAAACCGGGCAAGTACAAGGTCGCGGAAGCGGACTTCAAGAACGGGGTCGTGTACTTAAAACCCCTGTACAAGCCTAAGCCGGTCATCCCAGTGAAGGTCCCTCCACGGGTCATCCGAAAGCTACGTCCCGGCACCGTCGTCGAAGTTCACCAGCGCGGTAGCAGTACCGTGATCAGAACCGCGAGTGGGACCGCGGAAGGTTCAACGGTAATAACCCGTACCGAGTCCTCCTCGGGCACGATGGGTCACACGACCTCTTCGAGCGAGGCTCTTCAAACTGGGTCAACATCGTCGTCGACATCGACACCGTCACACACTTCGGTGGGTACCTCGGCGGGTGCGGGAACGTACGGGAACACCACCGTGAATGCGAAGGAGAAGACCGTATCGTCAGAGGGCGGAAAAACGGCGGGATCGTCCAAATCGAAGGAAAGTAAGGGTAAGCGGGAAAAGAAGGAGAAGAACCGAAGCAGCAAGGAGAAAATAAAGGTGAAAAGGCCGAAGAGTTCCGGATCGTCCGATCTAGAACTACAGCGTGAAGCGAGTAGCGGAAGCTCGTCAGGATGGGCGCCCTATCTAGTGGCTATCGCCCTGGTAGGAGCGGCCACCGGTGGCATGTGGCTCGTCAAGCAGCGGAGGTCGACGACGTGGGAGTGGGAGTAAAGGAACCCACCGGACCGCGAACATTTTGATCTCCGAGTACTGATTTTTCGCACGGGGACCACGCATGTTTGAAGGGACTGGGTTTGGGTGGGTAGAATACGGCGGCGAGAGGTACAATCACGATATTTACGTGACAACCGAAGGGAAGGTTCACCGGCGTGAGAAGGGACTCTCCAGGAGTAAGTTCGGCACCAGCCATAACCTGGCGGCCGACGAGTTGAGACGACTCCTGGAGTTGTGCGACGAGGAGCCGGAGGTCATCGTGGTGGGGACGGGCCAGAGCGGTGTTCTGTCCGTTACGGAAGAAGCCCGGGAGTTCTGCGAGGAGCGAGGGATAGAGCTCGTAGAGGCCCCAACTCCGGAGGCGATAGAGCGGTACAACGAGCTCAAAGATAAGGGCAAAAAAGTGGCGGCCGTGATTCATACGACGTGCTAGGAGGGCCCGAACTCCACCTCGATGTATTCTTTCGTACGTTCGTCCTGAGGATCGGTGAACAGCTTCTCGGTGCTGTTCGCCTCGACTAGCTCGCCATGTAGGAAGAACGCGGTGTAGTCTCCAATCCGATACGCCTGAGGGAGCAAGTGTGTGACGAATACTATGGTCACTTCTCCTTTGAGCTCCATGACTGTCTCCTCGATTTTCCTCGTCGCAATCGGGTCGAGGTCGGAGGTGGGCTCGTCCATCAGCAATACCTCGGGGCGCATCGCCAAAGCTCTCGCGATACAGAGCCTCTGCTGTTGACCACCGGATAGCGCTGAAGCCGGGTCGTCGAGTCTGTCCTCCACCTGGTCGAGTAGTGCGGCCTTCTCTAGTGCCTCGTACACGCGGTCTTCGATCTCATCCTCGTCCATACCCATCAGCCGGAGTCCGTAGGCGACGTTGTCGTAGATGGACATCCAGGGGAATGGGTTGGGGTGCTGGAACACCGTTCCAACACGGCGCCGGTGAGCGATGATATCGGCTTCATCCTCGTACTCCAGGACGTTCTCGCCGTCGAAGATCACCTCTCCCTCCGTGCGCGCGTACGGAATTTCTTTGATCATTAAATTGAGGCAACGAAGGAACGTGGACTTACCGCAACCGGATGGTCCTATGATGGTGGTGATCTTCTTTTCTGGAATATCCAGAGTGATGCCCTTTAGTGCCTCCTCCTCGCCGTAGTACACGCGTAGATCACGTACCTCGAACGCCGTCATTGGCTCAACCCCGCCGACCGATCTTCCTTTCGAACTTATCCCGCATGTAAATCGCCAAGAGGTTCAGCCCGAGCGTCACCGCGACCAGAACGGTCGCCGCGGCAAACGCCGTGGCGCGTGCTCCCGGCTCCATTAAGTACTCCTTGGCAATCAGATAAATGCGGAACGCCAGCGCGTCGGTAGGCTGGAGCACGTGAACGAACGGGTTGGTGCTGATCAACCCTATCATGACCGCGGTCAGGATGATCGGCGCGGCCTCCTCCGCCGCTCGACACATCGACAGCGTGATTCCGGCCGTAATTCCCGGTTTCGCCATCGGTAGCAGTACGTCCCTGACAACGTGGAACCAAGAGGCGCCCATACCCCGTGCCGCCTCGACGTACTCCCGCGGTACGGACCTGAAGGCCTCCTCCGCCGTCCTCACCATCACTGGGAGATTCATGACTGCCAACGTCAACGCTCCTGCGAGGACCGAGTATCCCATCTTCATGTAAACCACGAAGAGCGTCGCACCGAACAGTCCGTAGACGATAGAGGGAACTCCGGCGAGAGTGTCGATCGCGAACCGAACTGCGCGGGTGAAGGCGGTGTCGCCTGCGAACTCCGCGAGGTAGAGCGCCGTCGGAATTCCGATCAGCGCCGCGAAAACTGTCGAGTAGAACATCAGCGCTAGGGTTCCCAACAAGGCGGGGTATAACGAGCTGTGGACGGGGTCCCCGATGTTGATAGGACCGAACAGGATGTTCCAGCTGAGCGCCCCTACACCGTTGGCGAAGATGTAACCCGTTATCCCCACTAGAGCAGCCGCCGCTATCACACCGGCCAGCACCATCAATCCGGTCATCAGTTTACTCACGATTACCGGATTCAGCCGAGCGTGGTGTGACTTGCGCTTCCTGACACGGATACGACCCGTACGCCTCCGGTAACGGTACGCCAGAACGATCACACCGGTTACCATCAGCATCAGCACGAGGCCTCCGAAGTACAGAGCGTAATACCCAGGTGAGCCCACCGGCAGTACGGTAGCCTGAAGCAGGATATGAGCCGAAAGCGGTCGACACGGATCCAGCGGTGAGGTAGGTATCATCAAGGCGGCACCGGCGACCAACGCCACGGCAACGGTCTCACCCATCGCCCTCAGAGTACCCAGCATGCCTCCGGCCGTGATACCAGACCTAGCCGCGGGCCACAGTACGGTCCTCACCACCTGCCATCGAGTCGCTCCCATTCCCAACGCGGCCTCCACGTACTCTCGCGGAACCGCCCTCATCGCTTCCATCATCACGCTGGTCATGTAAGGAAGGATCATGATGGCGACTATAATGCCCGCCACGAGTACCGAGTAACCCGTAGGAGCCCCGAGATACTCCCTGGCGAACGGGACGAGAGTCAGAATACCGAACAGACCGTACACGACTGAAGGTATACCGGCCAGCATGTCGATCGCAGGTCGCAAGGTCCGTCTGAGGATCCTTGGAGCGAACTCGGCCAGATAAGTCGCGCAAAGCAGCGAAATCGGGAAGGCTATCACCACGGCTATGAGCGTCACGTATAGCGTCGAGATTATCATAGGGAGCAATCCTAACCGTGGAGGGTAGCTGTCGGGCCTCCAGACGGTACCGAACAGTATGTCGATCACGGAATCATATTGCAGAGCTTTAACGCCGTTCAGCGTGAGGAACAAGTAAATCCCGATCACCGCGGCGATCGAGATGGCGGCCGCCGCGGTGGCCGACTTAATTAGATTCTCAGACTCCTGGGCTTGCTTCGCGGCAACTTCCCGCATCACTGGTCCCCCGGTGGGATTTGATAAAGATCTTTAGGAGGATCGAAGAGGAGCCGCCCAACTCCGTTACTTAACTAGCGGTTTGATCTCTATGTACGGCTTCTTAGAGAACAGCGGTGCATCCTCGGGTACCGGGACGTATCCCACCTTCTCCGCGAACTCCTTGTTGACGTCCGGCTTCCTGATCCACTTGATCAAAGCGATCGCCGTCTTCGGGGCATTGGAGCGGTCGATGATCAGGTACTCGGCCCTGACCAGTGGGTACTTCTTCGCGATGATCGTCTGCTCGTTGGCTTCAACACCGTTGACTTTCAGCGGCTTCACCGCGCTCGGCACCTTACCGCCCTTCTTGGCTTTGACGACGTAGGCGTAATCCACGTAACCGATAGCGTACGGCGTCTTCTCTACCTTCTCCAGGACCTCCGAGTTAGACCCACAGAGGATGGCGTCCTTGGTGTAATCCTGGATGTTTAGGTACTTGTCAAACGTTGACCGCGTGCCTGAACCCTTCGCACGACCGATTACGACGATTTTCTTGTGTGGTAGACCCGGCTTCACCTGATCCCAGTACTTGATC contains these protein-coding regions:
- a CDS encoding B3/B4 domain-containing protein; the encoded protein is MRVEVDPEVNDRGLRYAYVRVEGVDPGADASELVDRVTARLRERFDLDDLKDDPIVRAYRDYLWSIDVDPTKVRPAGEALLRRALRGNFPRINAVVDSYNLASAEYRVPISCFDADKLTGDLIIRPAESGEVMVDIAGERMELDDRFVVVADEDGPVSVSPYRDARRTAVTDETERVLLLAHGVPGVEVEHLVEALKTAVRYLREGAEAESASRIVTP
- a CDS encoding intein-containing RctB family protein, which encodes MLKHIRNNVVWELPEDYKGCMKVPGRIYATEKLIDGMEKGVFDQVANVACLPGIYGYSIALPDAHYGYGFPIGGVAAFDVEEGVVSPGGVGYDINCLAPGTKILTEHGCWVKVEDLPKMLTDQKLKVYDVDEGREDDSEIKFVMERGIEEDERAVVLVTESGLTIEGSEDHPVLTPEGYVELGEIEEGDLVVVYPFEGVEYEEKEGTILDESDFEDVDPQVLRYLEERDLIPLRWSDPKVGTLARILGFAMGDGHLGEQAGRLTLSFYGDERTLRELKRDLESLGVKANLHVRKRRYEIETASGRYEGEATSVELRVASRSFALLMEKLGMPRGRKVETPYKVPDWIKEAPLWVKRNFLAGLFAADGSVVKFKRYTPLPINLTQAKVEELEENLREFMNDVAKLLREFGIETTLYEVKSKKNVVYKLAIVGEENIKRFLGKVGYEYDPEKKVEGLAAYAYLKLKERVKKDRKEAAETAAEVYEETGSITKAHEAVADVVNRRFVERVVYDGGISSVRVPEDFPTFERFKEERVLAGGFVIEEVVEVKGVEPEYDRFYDIGVCHGAHNFIADGVVVHNCGVRVMKTDLTEDDVRPKLRELLETIFRNVPAGLGSRHRRVRLSTQELRQVMLYGAEWAVEEGFGFDEDLDHIESRGNMTHAYETIGWEEYGPRDDVASKRAIERGRPQLGTLGSGNHFLEVQVVDEIYDKEAAEKMGIREEGQVTIMVHTGSRGFGHQVCSDHLRIMERSMRDVERRFGVRIPDRQLACAAMGTDEAKRYFNAMNAAANYAFANRQMISHWTRESFVEVFGDEYGDADDMGIEVIYDIAHNMAKIEKHPVDGEERWLVVHRKGATRAFSEEALKKHGEPVPFEGLPQPVLIPGDMGTGSYILIGTEKAMEETWGSTCHGAGRTMSRAAAKRKFWGEDVARELERQGILVKAASMPVVAEEAPPAYKDVDEVVRAVAEAGISDPVVRLRPIGVVKG
- a CDS encoding phosphate ABC transporter ATP-binding protein codes for the protein MTAFEVRDLRVYYGEEEALKGITLDIPEKKITTIIGPSGCGKSTFLRCLNLMIKEIPYARTEGEVIFDGENVLEYEDEADIIAHRRRVGTVFQHPNPFPWMSIYDNVAYGLRLMGMDEDEIEDRVYEALEKAALLDQVEDRLDDPASALSGGQQQRLCIARALAMRPEVLLMDEPTSDLDPIATRKIEETVMELKGEVTIVFVTHLLPQAYRIGDYTAFFLHGELVEANSTEKLFTDPQDERTKEYIEVEFGPS
- a CDS encoding phosphate ABC transporter substrate-binding protein encodes the protein MGGEILKKYLIAAVVAIAVIAGGAAYYYSTAGAVKTQLRIGGSTSLMPFMMKVAAYVGEEHRMTWKQIGEQVGVQGLPDEPVQLMVSDGGSSAGIKGLIEGTFDIAMASRPLKPEEAQQLSDPVMCPVVLSAIVPIVNGKTLGQLDDIDPKTLRDIYTGKIKYWDQVKPGLPHKKIVVIGRAKGSGTRSTFDKYLNIQDYTKDAILCGSNSEVLEKVEKTPYAIGYVDYAYVVKAKKGGKVPSAVKPLKVNGVEANEQTIIAKKYPLVRAEYLIIDRSNAPKTAIALIKWIRKPDVNKEFAEKVGYVPVPEDAPLFSKKPYIEIKPLVK
- a CDS encoding histidinol phosphate phosphatase domain-containing protein, whose product is MVRKPKKFPKRRYELHAHTYLTDGELLPAEFLRRAEELKHEALVFTEHVDPSNLEDAVSRLAEACDALRGYYRTEPVPGAELTHVPPDLIPELAEEARDNGARVVLVHGETPAEPVKPGTNEVAASCDAVDVLAHPGLIDLETARMASENGVALEITTKRGHCLANGWVVRVALETDVELVLNTDAHLPGDLLKPEEAATAAMGAGLPEKMLKWVLEEVPRKILKKR
- a CDS encoding ArsA family ATPase encodes the protein MGISEKLGLSKGQRYVFFGGKGGVGKTTCAAATAVWLSEEEGKEVLVVSTDPAHSLSDIFDQNIGSEPTPIEGVEGLKAIEIDPEKAAEEYVEVMKRVYEMSKDKGMEDLFGGEDLLKEQEELLKSSPGIDEAAAFQKFMELMKDDSYDVIVFDTAPTGHTLRFLSVPETLERQVKTMIKVRRTLRQVSKMLKTLIPFADSDEDEEDEILENLEKMKKEIEEIRETLSDASLTAFRLVMTPEEMAIYEARRALRTLNHYEIPVDMVIVNKVMPKRADECEFCRTRRKMEEKRLKLVEKYFGDKEIHQIPMFAEEVRGLGKIRQVAEILYGEPA
- a CDS encoding class I SAM-dependent methyltransferase, whose amino-acid sequence is MEGTRQRVFYGLLSRVYERSPLSLPKHLVKEILRDLKGCCRVLDVGCATGYLTRKLAAVCDRVVGVDINRKMVEASQSRNRLPNVKFVRADAHNLPFPDACFDGIVLSEILQHLDVIRALKEVDRVAARGCRMAVVLPDPTSRAARVATRLIHVFTGNNAWVSPGTVVGIMRDMDWKLVRFQSAGKRVLITMEKRGAGDAGRSGPGG
- the pstA gene encoding phosphate ABC transporter permease PstA, which codes for MREVAAKQAQESENLIKSATAAAAISIAAVIGIYLFLTLNGVKALQYDSVIDILFGTVWRPDSYPPRLGLLPMIISTLYVTLIAVVIAFPISLLCATYLAEFAPRILRRTLRPAIDMLAGIPSVVYGLFGILTLVPFAREYLGAPTGYSVLVAGIIVAIMILPYMTSVMMEAMRAVPREYVEAALGMGATRWQVVRTVLWPAARSGITAGGMLGTLRAMGETVAVALVAGAALMIPTSPLDPCRPLSAHILLQATVLPVGSPGYYALYFGGLVLMLMVTGVIVLAYRYRRRTGRIRVRKRKSHHARLNPVIVSKLMTGLMVLAGVIAAAALVGITGYIFANGVGALSWNILFGPINIGDPVHSSLYPALLGTLALMFYSTVFAALIGIPTALYLAEFAGDTAFTRAVRFAIDTLAGVPSIVYGLFGATLFVVYMKMGYSVLAGALTLAVMNLPVMVRTAEEAFRSVPREYVEAARGMGASWFHVVRDVLLPMAKPGITAGITLSMCRAAEEAAPIILTAVMIGLISTNPFVHVLQPTDALAFRIYLIAKEYLMEPGARATAFAAATVLVAVTLGLNLLAIYMRDKFERKIGRRG
- a CDS encoding Mth938-like domain-containing protein, with protein sequence MFEGTGFGWVEYGGERYNHDIYVTTEGKVHRREKGLSRSKFGTSHNLAADELRRLLELCDEEPEVIVVGTGQSGVLSVTEEAREFCEERGIELVEAPTPEAIERYNELKDKGKKVAAVIHTTC